CCGAGCGAGCCGCGCCTCGTCGACGCCGCCGTCGCCGCCGCGCCCGGGCTGCGCTTCACTCCTGCCACCCTGGGAGGCACGCCCGTCTCCGTGCGGCTGCCGTTCGTCTATCGCTTCGAGCCGCCTCGCGTCGTCGAGGTCGCGGTCACCCGCGTCTCCGGCGTGGTGCGCGCGCGCGGCACTCGGCGCCCCCTCGTGGATGCCACGCTCTTCCTCGACGGCAGCGCCACCCCCGCCGCCACCACCGACACGGAAGGCCGCTTCACCCTGGGCACCTCCGCTGGCGCGCATCGCATCGAGGTGCGCGCTCCGGGACACAAGCCCGCCACCTTCGAGGAGACGCTCAGCTCCGGCCAGGTGCTCGAGGTCGTCTATCGCCTCCAGCCGGGCGTGGTGAATCCCTACGAGACCGTGGTCCGCGACGACCGACCGCGCACCGAGGTCACCCGCATCACCCTCCATGAGCAGGAGATTCGCGAGGTGCCCGGCACCATGGGCGACCCCTTCCGCGTGGTGATGTTGATGCCGGGCGTGGGCAGCATCGCCTCCGGCATCAGCTATCCCGTCGTGCGCGGCAGCCAGCCCGCGGCCACGGGCTTCTTCCTCGACGGCGTGCGCGTCCCCATGCTGTACCACTTGCTGCTGGGGCCCGCGGTCATCCACCCGGACTTCCTCGACGCGGTGGACTTCTATCCCGGCTCGCCTCCCGTCCAGTACGGACGCGTGCTCGGCGGCGCGGTGGAGGGACGTCTGTCACGCCCTCGCGAGGACCGACTCCACTTCACGGCCTACGCGGATCTGCTCAACAGCGGCGGCTTCATCGAGTACCCCATCGAGTCCACCGGCACCAGCATCAGCGTGGCCGGTCGCTTCAGCTATACCGCGCTGCTCCTCTCGCTCACCACCCACGCACTCGACCTCAAGGACGCGGAGCTCGTGCACGCGGGCTTCTGGGACTACCAGGCGCGCATCGAGCAGAAGGTCGGCGCGGGGCGCGTGCGCCTGTTCGCGCTGGGCAGCTCGGACAACGTGGGGGTCCGCCCCGAGTGGCTGGCGGACGCCGAGGGCGGCAGTGTCGCGACGCGCTTCCAGCGCGTGGACCTGCGCGGCACGCATCCGCTGGCGGGCGGCGAGGGCGAGCTGGGCCTCACCTTCGGCACGGACGCGGTCGGCCTCGAGGGCGAGCAGACGGTCATGGCCCCGGAGACGCGCGTGCTCTCGCGCGAGAAGGTGGGCGAGTATGGATTGGAGCAGAAGAGCTTCGCGGCGCGCGCCAGTTGGAAGCGCATGCTCTCGGACGACCTGGAGCTGCTCGTGGGCGGCGACGTGGAGCACCGGCGCGCCGCCACGCACATCGACGGCTCCGCGCGGCCTCCTGGCTGGCGGCCCGGTGAAGAGGCGGATCCGCTGAAGAACCCCTCGTCGATCGCGACGTTCGCGGGCGCGTACGCGTCCGTCACCTGGAAGCCCGCCGAGCGCTGGCTGGTGCTGCCGGGCGTGCGCGTGGACACCTATCATCTGGTCCCGGGAATCACGCACACAGCCGTGGAGCCGCGCCTCACCGTGCGGCACGAGCTGACCGACACGCTCACGCTCAAGGGCGGAGCGGGCCTCTTCCACCAACCGCCCACCGTGCTGCTGCACATCCCCGCGATGGACACCGCGGGCCTGCGCTACGGGCTCCAGTCCGGCGCGCAGATGGACGTGGGCGCCGAGTGGAAGGCGACCGAGGGACTGGAGCTGAACGCGGACGTCTTCTACAACCCGCTGTCGCGCACGGTGGAGTTCGACCTGACGGACGTGGCGGAGAACCGCCGCCGCCACGACCTGCTGATGAAGGACCCCGCCGCCAGCGGCTATGCCTACGGCTTCGAGCTGATGGTGCGCCACCCGATGGGCCGCAACTGGTTCGGCTGGGCGTCCTACAGCTTCCTGCAGAGCAAGCGGAACATGCGCATCAGCCGCATCGGCGACAACAACCAGGTGGTGGAGACGGTGGAGGGGACCCTGCCCTTCGCGTTCGAGCAAGCCCACGTCTTCAACGCCGCGCTCAGCTACAAGTTCGGCAACAACTGGACGGTGGGCACGGTGGTCCACTTCAACACCGGCCGCCCCGAGTCCGGCGAAGTCGCCTCGCTCACCCAGCGATTGGTGAGCGCCCCTGTCTCTGGGGAGCCTGACACCTGGGTGCGGCAGGATCGCGACCGCGCCGAGCGACTGCCGCCCTTCTTCCGCGTGGACCTGCGCGTGGCGAAGTCGTGGGCCATGGAAGACTTCAACTTCGAGGCCTACCTGGACATCCTCAATGCCTCCGTCCAGCAGGAGGTCCTCTCCTACGAATACTCGTACCAAACGACGGTACAGGACGAGAAGGAGGTCCTCGCGCCCGTCCGCAGGCCGATCGGAATCCCGGTCATCCTCCCGCTGCTCGGCCTGAAGGCCTCGTACTGACCCACGAACAGACAGAGACGCGCCGAGGCCCGCGACGAGCCCCGGCGCGTCATCAGACGCGAGGGAAGGACTAGAAGGGCACGCCGGGCCAGTTGCCCACGATGGGCTGCGGATAGCCCGTGTCCGCCTTGTCCGTCGCGATGTCGTAGCGAACGAACTCGCGCCCCTTGAAGAAGTACGCCTTGGTGTTGTCGTAGTTCACGACGTACTCGATGCCGCTGGTCCACACGCCCGGCCAGTGGCCCGAGATGGGCTGCGGATAGCCCGCGTCCACCTGGTCCGTCGCGACGTCGTAGCGCAGGTACTCAGCGCCGCGGAAGAAGTAGACCTTGCCGTTGTTCCAGCGCACCACCGCGTCCACGTTCGTCCAGGTCGCCGGCCAGCCCGGCCACGCCCCCGCGATGGGCTGCGGATAGCCCGCGTCCACCTTGTCCGTCGCGATGTCGTAGCGCAGGTACTGGTTGCCTCGGAAGAAGTACGCCTTGCTGGTGTTCCAGCGCACCGTCGCGTCCACGTCCGTCCAGCTCGCGGGCCAGTTTCCCCAGCCCGCGGAGGTGGTGGCGGGGAAGCCGTTGTCCACCTTGTTGGTGGCGATGTCGAAGCGCGTGTAGGTGCCCGCGTTGAAGAAGTAGAGCTTGCCGTTGCCCCAGTCCACCGCGTCCTTCTTCGTCGTCGCGTACGTGGGCGAGCCGTAGAACTGGCGCGCCCCCGCGATGTCCCCCGCGCTCAGGTTGCCCGCGTTGTTCCAGCTCGGGTTGCAGTAATTCATGATGGAGGACGCGTCCCACGGCCCCACCAGGATGTCGCCGTTGCTGCCCTGCGGCGCGTCCAAGCAGGTGGCGGGCTTGTCCGGACGGTTCTGCTCATGGGCGAAGCCCAGCGCGTGCCCGAACTCGTGCGGGGCGATGGCGCGCACGCAGAACTCCACCGTCGTCTTGCAGCTGGTGCTCCAGTTGTTGAACGTGGAGTTGAGCACCATGCCGCTCGTCACGCCGTTGAGCCCGTTGCCCAGGCCCACCGTGTGCGGCCCCGTGTCCGAGTCGAGGATGTGGATTCCGCTGGCGCCCGCCACGCAGGTGCCCCAGCCCGTGAAGTCCACGTCCGTCACCGTCTCCCAGGTCTTCTCCACCTGGTCCTTCACCCAGCCGCGCGCCGCCGCGTTCGCCGCCGTGGGGTTCTCCCAGCACACCGGGATGCTCAACGTCTTCCAAATCCTCGTCGAGGCGGCGTACAGCTCCTGGCCCTCGACTCGCACCTCGGAGGACACCCCCGGAGGACTCGCCCCCAGCTCGCCCTCCGCACCGCAACCACTCATCCCCAGGCCCAGGGCGCTCAGGGACACCGTGAACAGGGACCACCGTCGCAGCTTCCGCATGCTCCGCTCCTCGCGCATTGCCGTCGTTTCGTGACAGGAATCAGCCTGGCGGCAATCTCAAATCCAGAGCCGTCAATGCCGACTTCGCAGAAATAGCGGAACTGCCTGATAGAACAAGGGCGCCCCGGGTGGGTGCCACACCCGGGGCGGACGCATCCGGCTAGTAGCAGGCGGAGCGGTAGCTGGTCATGTAAATGGTCTGCACGCCCCAGGAGCGGACGTTGCCATTGCAGTCGTACCACCAGCCGCCCACATGCTGGGTCATGGTGGCATCGGAGTAGTACTCGCGGCTCTCCTGCTCCATGCCGGTGCCGGGGTCATCCGCCCGCGCATCCGTGGCCACGAAGAAGCCCGCGGTAGCTCCCAGGAACGTGGCGACCGCAGTGAACAGCAGGGAGCGACGAAGGGGACGAACGCGCATGCTGAATCTCCGGAAGTGTGGTGAAAGCATCCCCATCTGGGGACCTCGTAATCCTGGATAGTCTTCACCATCACGTCAAACGGCGCTTGGGCTGTCTACCTGGGAACGCTGGCCTCCATCCACTGGGCAGGACTTCGACAACATCCTGAAACTCCTGCGATTTATGCCTTTCCCGCGAGCCGACGGGTTCGAATAAATCAAGAAATAAAGGCGACTCCGTTCTGTCCGGAGAGCGGTGACAGCGGCCAACCGCCGGAGCGAGGGACGGGATGATCACGCTGACCTGGCCCCTGGGGCAGCTCTTCAAGACGCTGGCCTCGTTTCTGGGCGTGCTGGTGAGGCAGGTGCTCTACATCACCCCGCTGTTCTGGTTCCTGGAGCTGTCGGAGAACGTGGCGTGGCGGTGGATGAACGGGACCTGGGGCTGGGTGTACCCGGAGTCACCCTACGAGTGGTTCTCGTTCAACAGCCTGTTCCTGTGGGCCGCGGCCGTGACGATGCTGTGGGCGCTGCACCACTTCTGGTTCTATCCGCGGCGCGTGAAGCTGTGGCAGCGGCTCATCACCAGCACGGTGATTGGCTGGATGGGCGAGTGGTTTGCCGGCTTCATCGCCGCCGAGGTGTTCCACCACCCGCTGCAAATCTGGCCCAACTCCCAGCTCGTCTACGTGAGCTTCAGCGCCCTGTTCTTCTGGCTGAGCAACACCATCCTGTACCACCTGCTCACCCTGAACGTGGTGGAGCTGTCGCCCGCGTACGACCTGCACCTGGACGAGCAGGCCGCCTGAGCCTCCCGCTCAAGCGCCCGGCGCGTCCAGGGGCAGCTTGAGGCGCGCTCGGCAGCCTCGGCCATCCGGTCGGTTCTCCAGGCGCAGGCTGCCGCCATGCGCCTCGGCGATCTGCCGGCTCAACGCCAGCCCGATGCCGTTGCCCTGCGGCTTGGTGGTGAAGAACGGCACGAAGAGGTTGCCGGTGTCCGCCAACCCCGGCCCTTCGTCCTCCACCCAGACCTCCACCGAGCCGGGGGCGTGGACGCCCCACGAAACCCAGACACCGTTGCCCTTCTCTGGCTCGGACTGCACGGCGTCCACCGCGTTGCGGACCAGGTTGATGAGGAGCTGCTCCAGCTGGTCTTCGTCGCCGCGCACCACCAGCACCGGGCCCGCGCGCACCGACACCAGCGAGCGCTGCTCCAGCGCCACCACGCGGCGCACCCAGGGCTCCAATGACACATCACGGAGCACCGGAGGCGGCAGCTTCGCCAGCCGCGCATAGGCAGACATGAAGCGCGCGAGCGACTCCGAGCGCCGGGCGATGATGCCCAGCCCCGAGCGCATGTCGTCCTCCCAATCCGAGGCGCGCGGCCCGGGAGACAAGAGCCCGCGCAGCGAGTCCGCGATGGACTGGATGGGCGCCAGGGAGTTGTTGATTTCGTGGCTCAGCACGCGCACCAGGCGGCGCCACGCCTCGCGCTCCTGCTCCCGCAAAGCCAATCGCAGGTCCGCCACCACCACGAGCTGATGCGGCAGGCCACCCTGACGGAACGAGCCCCGCCGCAGCTCGTAGGGGCCGCCCTCCTCCGAGAAGCCACGCGTCAACCGACGCGGCGCGGGCCCCTCCAGCAGATCCGCCAGCCCCAAGGCTCCAGCGCCCTTGCCCACGAGCTGGGCGCGCGAGTGGCCCAAGAGCTT
This portion of the Myxococcaceae bacterium JPH2 genome encodes:
- a CDS encoding DUF4859 domain-containing protein — translated: MRVRPLRRSLLFTAVATFLGATAGFFVATDARADDPGTGMEQESREYYSDATMTQHVGGWWYDCNGNVRSWGVQTIYMTSYRSACY
- a CDS encoding PAS domain S-box protein, which encodes MKPQRAPPPHDVQVLGLALLAGLPAVVVAFVLVWAGALSAKVQWTLSALILGFYAGGGLALRERIVRPLHSLANLLAALREGDYSVRGRGARGGDALGEVLLEVNALGDTLREQRLGAMEAGALLEQVMEEIDVGVLAFDVAGTLRLVNRAGEKLLGHSRAQLVGKGAGALGLADLLEGPAPRRLTRGFSEEGGPYELRRGSFRQGGLPHQLVVVADLRLALREQEREAWRRLVRVLSHEINNSLAPIQSIADSLRGLLSPGPRASDWEDDMRSGLGIIARRSESLARFMSAYARLAKLPPPVLRDVSLEPWVRRVVALEQRSLVSVRAGPVLVVRGDEDQLEQLLINLVRNAVDAVQSEPEKGNGVWVSWGVHAPGSVEVWVEDEGPGLADTGNLFVPFFTTKPQGNGIGLALSRQIAEAHGGSLRLENRPDGRGCRARLKLPLDAPGA
- a CDS encoding TonB-dependent receptor, coding for MPSPRAVALLLLASLALPSLSHAQGVPSGTSAPKQVEVDVHATDGGTGISADDAQRLGLTPTGGEAVLVPPTLLADSPAAWPEGLEGTPGEVTLELLVDEQGHVAESKVVQAPSEPRLVDAAVAAAPGLRFTPATLGGTPVSVRLPFVYRFEPPRVVEVAVTRVSGVVRARGTRRPLVDATLFLDGSATPAATTDTEGRFTLGTSAGAHRIEVRAPGHKPATFEETLSSGQVLEVVYRLQPGVVNPYETVVRDDRPRTEVTRITLHEQEIREVPGTMGDPFRVVMLMPGVGSIASGISYPVVRGSQPAATGFFLDGVRVPMLYHLLLGPAVIHPDFLDAVDFYPGSPPVQYGRVLGGAVEGRLSRPREDRLHFTAYADLLNSGGFIEYPIESTGTSISVAGRFSYTALLLSLTTHALDLKDAELVHAGFWDYQARIEQKVGAGRVRLFALGSSDNVGVRPEWLADAEGGSVATRFQRVDLRGTHPLAGGEGELGLTFGTDAVGLEGEQTVMAPETRVLSREKVGEYGLEQKSFAARASWKRMLSDDLELLVGGDVEHRRAATHIDGSARPPGWRPGEEADPLKNPSSIATFAGAYASVTWKPAERWLVLPGVRVDTYHLVPGITHTAVEPRLTVRHELTDTLTLKGGAGLFHQPPTVLLHIPAMDTAGLRYGLQSGAQMDVGAEWKATEGLELNADVFYNPLSRTVEFDLTDVAENRRRHDLLMKDPAASGYAYGFELMVRHPMGRNWFGWASYSFLQSKRNMRISRIGDNNQVVETVEGTLPFAFEQAHVFNAALSYKFGNNWTVGTVVHFNTGRPESGEVASLTQRLVSAPVSGEPDTWVRQDRDRAERLPPFFRVDLRVAKSWAMEDFNFEAYLDILNASVQQEVLSYEYSYQTTVQDEKEVLAPVRRPIGIPVILPLLGLKASY